In Rubidibacter lacunae KORDI 51-2, a genomic segment contains:
- a CDS encoding serine/threonine-protein kinase yields MLGTTLRGRYEIVEQLGSGGFSDTFLARDLDFPGAPPCVVKQLKPQFSKEWVLKTARRLFQEEAEVLSQVGVHDQIPELKAHFEENEKFFLVQEFIDGTSLSSELKKRRRWTNAQVLLFLNDVLGLLYFVHENSVIHRDIKPANLIRRTADGRLVLIDFGSVKRVTAVKYEGGEPTLLTVAVGTPSYMPAEQQNGKPRFSSDIFAVGRIAIQALTGVSPKRLLEDSEGNKVWRERAPHADARLADILDRMVAWDYRKRFDSVADTIEALQACQHLLQIEIEQPELTAAEEELLDTVVNELKQYSDFSRVKKLLYYARHNEWENDQNRLLAYRTRDLVRELYQLHPTLQRFSSLLNGIVQTLNKPEKYARVGEAIASQFGQLYADPASEEGDPDTAIKGDKDTGGENPFNPDALSDAADRDATADSAPPAGSEATHSGDNSSDTSSTTGGTAETSEPSNPLELKTDRSTVQALGYDPFDLRFDVMKYTTPLRAKILIFSVLHYQLGLSGQDWSTIKTYELDSLLCQLFRSFASLDALRMRLHEAAQSIGERCEGSQAATAIVQSLAPLYERQEKLNAW; encoded by the coding sequence ATGCTGGGAACGACCTTGAGAGGGCGCTACGAAATTGTCGAGCAGCTTGGTAGCGGCGGCTTCAGCGATACGTTTTTAGCACGGGATCTGGATTTTCCGGGTGCCCCGCCGTGCGTTGTCAAGCAGCTCAAGCCGCAGTTTAGCAAGGAGTGGGTGCTGAAGACCGCGCGACGCCTGTTTCAGGAAGAAGCCGAAGTGCTGTCGCAAGTAGGCGTACACGACCAGATTCCCGAACTCAAGGCTCATTTTGAAGAAAACGAGAAGTTTTTCTTGGTTCAAGAATTTATCGATGGAACGTCGCTGAGCTCGGAGCTTAAGAAAAGGCGACGCTGGACAAACGCACAGGTGTTATTGTTCCTGAATGACGTGCTCGGACTGCTTTATTTCGTCCACGAGAACAGCGTTATCCATCGAGATATCAAGCCAGCCAACTTAATCCGTCGCACGGCTGACGGGCGTTTGGTACTAATCGACTTCGGGTCGGTCAAGCGTGTCACAGCAGTGAAGTATGAAGGGGGCGAACCGACGCTGTTGACTGTGGCTGTGGGGACGCCGTCGTATATGCCAGCCGAGCAACAAAACGGCAAGCCGCGTTTTAGTAGCGACATCTTTGCCGTCGGTCGAATTGCCATTCAAGCACTGACCGGCGTCTCACCCAAGCGCCTGCTGGAAGACTCCGAAGGGAATAAGGTTTGGCGAGAGCGGGCTCCGCATGCGGATGCTCGGCTCGCAGATATTCTCGATCGCATGGTGGCTTGGGACTATCGCAAGCGCTTCGACTCAGTTGCCGACACAATTGAAGCCTTGCAGGCGTGCCAGCATTTGTTGCAAATCGAGATCGAGCAGCCCGAGCTGACGGCTGCGGAAGAAGAGTTACTCGATACTGTTGTTAACGAACTCAAGCAATATTCGGACTTCTCTCGCGTCAAAAAGCTGCTTTATTACGCCCGCCACAACGAATGGGAAAACGACCAAAATCGCCTGCTTGCCTATCGCACTCGTGATTTGGTGCGCGAACTCTATCAGCTGCATCCAACGCTACAGCGCTTCAGCAGTTTGTTGAATGGAATCGTACAAACGCTTAACAAGCCCGAAAAGTACGCGCGTGTAGGCGAAGCGATCGCCTCCCAGTTTGGGCAGCTCTATGCCGATCCAGCCTCAGAGGAGGGGGATCCCGACACCGCCATCAAGGGCGATAAAGATACTGGCGGCGAAAACCCCTTCAATCCTGACGCCCTAAGCGATGCCGCCGATCGGGATGCAACGGCGGATTCCGCGCCCCCGGCAGGGAGCGAAGCGACTCACTCGGGCGACAACTCCTCAGATACGTCTTCAACAACCGGCGGCACGGCCGAAACGTCAGAGCCTTCAAACCCATTGGAGCTCAAGACCGACCGGTCGACGGTCCAGGCACTCGGGTACGATCCGTTCGATCTGCGCTTCGACGTCATGAAGTACACAACTCCGCTACGCGCGAAGATTCTTATTTTCTCGGTGTTGCACTACCAGTTAGGCCTCAGCGGTCAGGATTGGTCGACGATTAAAACCTATGAACTCGACAGCTTGCTCTGCCAGCTATTTCGGAGTTTTGCGTCGCTGGACGCGTTGAGAATGCGCCTGCACGAAGCAGCACAGAGCATCGGCGAGCGTTGCGAGGGCTCCCAAGCGGCAACAGCGATCGTGCAGTCGCTCGCTCCCCTCTACGAGCGACAGGAAAAACTGAACGCGTGGTAA
- a CDS encoding branched-chain amino acid transaminase, with product MPYTYLPVAFFQNRFIPFTDAKISIATHALHYGTAAFGGLRGIIDPQNSQQVLLFRLDRHAARLSQSARFLHYDLPAEKIQASIVEFVRHNRPTKSFYIRPLVYTSDLGIAPRLHEVEKDCLIYGIELGDYLPADGVRCRISSWCRQEDRSLPLRGKISGAYITSSLAKTEAVASGFDEAILLTAQGKVSEATGMNIFIVRNGQLIAPDVCQDVLEGITRDSVLTIARDLGIPVAERPVDKSELYAAEEVFLSGTAAKITPVKQIESYELPSERPIANRLRSMLAAIVEDREPAYRNWVDRVPLT from the coding sequence ATGCCGTACACGTATCTGCCCGTTGCCTTCTTTCAAAATCGCTTTATCCCCTTTACCGACGCCAAGATCTCGATTGCCACGCACGCATTGCACTATGGAACGGCAGCCTTCGGCGGTTTGCGCGGCATCATCGATCCTCAAAATTCGCAGCAGGTGCTACTATTTCGCCTCGACCGACATGCCGCACGCCTGTCGCAAAGCGCTCGTTTTTTGCACTATGACCTGCCAGCTGAAAAGATTCAGGCATCGATCGTCGAGTTCGTCCGCCATAACCGACCGACAAAATCTTTCTACATTCGCCCATTGGTCTACACCTCCGACTTGGGCATTGCACCACGCCTGCATGAGGTCGAGAAAGATTGTTTGATTTATGGAATCGAACTGGGCGACTATTTACCGGCTGATGGGGTTCGCTGCCGAATCAGTTCTTGGTGCCGCCAAGAGGATCGCAGCCTGCCTCTGCGCGGCAAGATCAGTGGCGCGTACATTACCTCATCTCTTGCCAAAACCGAAGCGGTAGCATCGGGTTTCGATGAGGCGATCTTGTTAACCGCACAGGGCAAGGTGAGCGAAGCCACGGGCATGAACATCTTTATCGTGCGGAACGGGCAGCTAATCGCCCCCGATGTCTGTCAAGACGTACTTGAAGGGATTACTCGCGATAGCGTTCTGACGATCGCTCGCGACTTGGGCATCCCCGTTGCCGAGCGTCCGGTGGATAAGTCCGAACTGTATGCAGCAGAGGAAGTTTTCTTAAGCGGCACGGCGGCTAAAATCACACCAGTCAAGCAAATTGAAAGTTACGAACTTCCTAGCGAGCGCCCGATCGCCAATCGCTTGCGGTCGATGCTGGCTGCGATCGTTGAGGATCGCGAACCTGCTTACCGAAACTGGGTCGATCGCGTACCGCTGACTTGA